The Vigna radiata var. radiata cultivar VC1973A chromosome 6, Vradiata_ver6, whole genome shotgun sequence DNA segment GTTGCCATCACAGTGGATTCTTGGGTAAGTGGAACATCTATTGGTGGAGCTTGGGTGCCTTGTGTTTGTTCAGAAGGAGATTGGGCAGTAGGTCTTTGTGGACAACCTTTCTTGTTGTGACCAAGCTCCTTACATATACCACATTTTTTTCTCTGACCACCCTTTCTTAACTCACTATCATTCTTCTTCAATTCCCACTCCTCCAATCTTCGTTTCTTTTTGGGCCTTCCtagcattttcttcttctttggaggTAATATATCTGAATAGGGTGTTACCTCCCAGATATNTTGACCATTGATAGGGTAAATTATGCTGTTGTAAGTCTCTTCATAAGTGGACTTTCTATACCAGTGGGTTATGTAATCTTCAGCATTGATGTTTAGAAACTTCATTGATGTTATGGCATGCNCACAAGGAATGCCAGTAATTGCCCACTTTCTACATGTGCAGTCCATGGTGTCCACATTNACAACGAATTGGTTGCCAAATTGTGAAATATGCATGACCTCAAATAATTTCTCTCTTGACCACCTGTATGTTACACACAATTTACATCAAAGAACTTAGAACAAGTCAATATAAATGGCTAATATTATGTAGGGAGACAGTTTATAAAACTAACCTTGGTAACCAATATCTTACTAAGGAAGACTCCTTTTGAAATCTANTCCAAACTTTAGGGCAGATTGAAGCTTGANANTGTNTCNTCTTTGTCTTGTTGGCAGCCCATCTCTTCATAATGTATACCCTAATGTCTTCTAACATGCTAATAATAGGCTTAGACCTACTATCTACTAGCACACTATTAAAGGCTTCAGACATGTTGTTGACAAGCATGTCACATTATGATCTAGGGGTGAATCTAGATCGTGACCAATACCtgtcataaaattaagaaatcaaaACTATTTAAGTTCTCAATTATAAGAAATTTAACTATGactataacaaataaaataaacaatttagaAAATACCTAGGTGGAATTGAAAGCAAGTATTTGAAAGCCTCATCATTGATGGCTTTAATATTCCTCATCTCAGCTTCCCATTGTTGTGGATGTGTGGCTACTGCTGCCCTCCACATGAGACGTTTGAGGTCTTTTCCAGgaaatgtttttctaaaatttgaatagAGATGCCTAACACAAAACCTTTGCTCAACCCCTGGTAGAAGATGTTGAAAAGATGCCAAAAGACCCTGCCATgttcaaaatatttagttaNATATTTTCTAAtgaagatattaatttaaatgtacAATAACCAAGTTCACtgaccttttgttggtctgacaTAAAAGTAATTCCTGCACACACATCTTTCCCACCAAGGTCCTCAATTAGCAGCTNCAAGAACCAAGTCCAAGTCTCTGTGTTTTCAACCTCAACCACAGCATATGCTATGGGCAGCATTTGCTCGTTTCCATCCCTTCCAACTGCTGTCAATAACTCCCCTCCATACTTTGTTTTCAGAAAACATCCATCCAAGCCAACAATAGGTCTNCAACTGANAAAGCTATCCTTGCATGCTTTCAAGCATACataaaatctttgaaaaatcaCCTCACCATTAATATTATCCACTTTGATTTGAACTGTTGATCCTGGATTTGTTTTCAGGAGCTCATGGCCATAATCATAAAGTCTTCTATATTGTTCATGGAATGAtccttcaattttatcttttgccATGGCTCTTGCCCTAAAAGCCATATTTCTTGATATCCCTACGTTCTATTTCCTTGTCACTTTATCTCTAATATCCATCACCTTCATAGTTGGGTTCTCTCTCACAGATTTCTCCATCCTTTCACTCAACCACTTAGAAGTCATCAACTTGACATTGAAATCCCTACTACAGNNNNNNNNNNNNNNNNNNNNNNNNNNNNNNNNNNNNNNNNNNNNNNNNNNNNNNNNNNNNNNNNNNNNNNNNNNNNNNNNNNNNNNNNNNNNNNNNNNNNNNNNNNNNNNNNNNNNNNNNNNNNNNNNNNNNNNNNNNNNNNNNNNNNNNNNNNNNNNNNNNNNNNNNNNNNNNNNNNNNNNNNNNNNNNNNNNNNNNNNNNNNNNNNNNNNNNNNNNNNNNNNNNNNNNNNNNNNNNNNNNNNNNNNNNNNNNNNNNNNNNNNNNNNNNNNNNNNNNNNNNNNNNNNNNNNNNNNNNNNNNNNNNNNNNNNNNNNNNNNNNNNNNNNNNNNNNNNNNNNNNNNNNNNNNNNNNNNNNNNNNNNNNNNNNNNNNNNNNNNNNNNNNNNNNNNNNNNNNNNNNNNNNNNNNNNNNNNNNNNNNNNNNNNNNNNNNNNNNNNNNNNNNNNNNNNNNNNNNNNNNNNNNNNNNNNNNNNNNNNNNNNNNNNNNNNNNNNNNNNNNNNNNNNNNNNNNNNNNNNNNNNNNNNNNNNNNNNNNNNNNNNNNNNNNNNNNNNNNNNNNNNNNNNNNNNNNNNNNNNNNNNNNNNNNNNNNNNNNNNNNNNNNNNNNNNNNNNNNNNNNNNNNNNNNNNNNNNNNNNNNNNNNNNNNNNNNNNNNNNNNNNNNNNNNNNNNNNNNNNNNNNNNNNNNNNNNNNNNNNNNNNNNNNNNNNNNNNNNNNNNNNNNNNNNNNNNNNNNNNNNNNNNNNNNNNNNNNNNNNNNNNNNNNNNNNNNNNNNNNNNNNNNNNNNNNNNNNNNNNNNNNNNNNNNNNNNNNNNNNNNNNNNNNNNNNNNNNNNNNNNNNNNNNNNNNNNNNNNNNNNNNNNNNNNNNNNNNNNNNNNNNNNNNNNNNNNNNNNNNNNNNNNNNNNNNNNNNNNNNNNNNNNNNNNNNNNNNNNNNNNNNNNNNNNNNNNNNNNNNNNNNNNNNNNNNNNNNNNNNNNNNNNNNNNNNNNNNNNNNNNNNNNNNNNNNNNNNNNNNNNNNNNNNNNNNNNNNNNNNNNNNNNNNNNNNNNNNNNNNNNNNNNNNNNNNNNNNNNNNNNNNNNNNNNNNNNNNNNNNNNNNNNNNNNNNNNNNNNNNNNNNNttattgtatgattgtatatatttcttttatctattttgaaaaactgaaATCTTGTaataagtttatattatattttattgtatgattgtatatatattttttatctaccTGACTTTGCTTAATACCTAATGTAAAGCCTGGGAATTTTGTCAAAATGGAAAAGAGACAAGTGGCAATCAAGTGGAAAGGggaaaactatttaaaaaaaaaaaattaaaaattagatttttattcttttattttcacttagAAGCTTTCAGCTCCTTTCACGTTTCTCTTCTATGTGCAAACCCTCCCAagttctttttcctttcattgcAATCTTCtcctaattctaaaaaaaaaaaattgaacagtAAAATCTTCCTCCTGTAGATACCTAGAACATCTTGGCAACCAAAAGCTTTCATTTCCACCAATTTCATTCTGCTGCCCGAAAAAGGTAAATTGTTCTTCCATCTCCCCGCTGTATAAATTCCAGAACATGCAATCTGCAGATTGCATGTGATCTCTGTATTCtttccttcaattttcttttaaattctaCATGTGAAAGTTATTCTGATCACAAATTCGTGATCCATAGGGTGGGGGGCTAAAGTTTGAAGAGTTGAAAGGATCGTAGTAGAAACTTTGAACTGTTTTGGGNAGAatccaggtaagggaagctggatttcatttttgttctgtGTTTTATTGTTATCATGAATGAGATTGTTATTTGTGATAGTGGTAGCTGAATTGCATGTGTGAAATTCGTATGAAATTGTATGGTTCTTGCTTGAAACAATGAAAATGTgaagtaaaaataatagtattagCCTGtgttggatgtgagcagaagttTCAGAGGCCCCACTGGAGCGGCTACTAGACGTTCGAGATGTTCCTGATACTGCTGATG contains these protein-coding regions:
- the LOC106763504 gene encoding uncharacterized protein LOC106763504, which encodes MAFRARAMAKDKIEGSFHEQYRRLYDYGHELLKTNPGSTVQIKVDNINGEVIFQRFYVCLKACKDSFXSXRPIVGLDGCFLKTKYGGELLTAVGRDGNEQMLPIAYAVVEVENTETWTWFLXLLIEDLGGKDVCAGITFMSDQQKGLLASFQHLLPGVEQRFCVRHLYSNFRKTFPGKDLKRLMWRAAVATHPQQWEAEMRNIKAINDEAFKYLLSIPPRWSREKLFEVMHISQFGNQFVVNVDTMDCTCRKWAITGIPCXHAITSMKFLNINAEDYITHWYRKSTYEETYNSIIYPINGQXIWEVTPYSDILPPKKKKMLGRPKKKRRLEEWELKKNDSELRKGGQRKKCGICKELGHNKKGCPQRPTAQSPSEQTQGTQAPPIDVPLTQESTVMATASGPPQQPDSTVNDAC